A region of the Acinetobacter defluvii genome:
TTCATCAAGCTCAACGACACCTTCAAAAGGAGAAATTTTTTCATAAGCTTGGGCTATTTTATGATTTTTGATGAAGATTGAATTGATAGATCGGACAGAAATATTGGTTAATTCAGCGGTGTCAGTAGCAGTAAAATTCATGGCAAAAAAGCGAATAATCTGTCTGAATTTCGCTTCTATAATTTTAGAACGTAAATAGTATCTATTTTTATGTTTCATATTAGGAAGTTACCATATAATTTAGATATGTTTACTTCCTAAGCCCCTAAGCAATTACAGCTCTATTTATTTCTCTGTAAAATTATTCTAAGGTAATTTTACTCCAAGATTCATAAAGTTTTACTGCGGTAGAAAAATCACTATCTGGCTTTGCCAAAGCATCTGCAGCTTGAATTAAGCTTTGCGTTAAGCCAATTACAGGCGCTGATAATTTTGCTTCTCGGATTAAATCTATGGCAATGCCTGTGTCTTTAGCCAAAAGTGGTAGGGCAAAAGTCAAAGGAAATTCACGGCTGAAAATACGTTGTGGTAATGCAGTTTCGGTAACGCCACTTTTACCACTCGAAGCATTAATACAAGCTAAGGCTTCATTTAAATTCACACCATGTGCTTTAAGGGTAGTAAATCCTTCGGCAGCTGCACACAGGTGGACTGCCATCATCATATTGTTAATGGCTTTGACGGCAAAACCTGCACCAGAGCCACCTACAAGTTTGATAAGTTTGCCCATCGCTTGCATGGCTGGTAGCGCTTGTTCAAATGCACTTTGATCTCCACCCACCATAAAGGTCAGCGTTGCATTTTCTGCGCCAACGGTTTGTCCACTAACAGGTGCATCTAAAAAATAAACATCTTGCTCAGCCAAGTATTGTGCTTGCTTTTTGGCAGACTCCGGTACACCACTGGTACAGTCCACCCAAATACTGCCTTTTTTAAGATATACTTGTGATAAAATATCATCAACTTCTTGACTGGTGGGTAAACAAGAAAAAATCACATCTGCCTGAGCGGCTTTTTGTAAATCAACAGCTTGTGTCCCATATTCAGCTGCATGTTGTTTGGCTTTGTCCTGATTTCTATTCCATACATAGACGTCATTAAAATGTTTAGGTAAGTGCGCAGCCATACGATAGCCCATTGCGCCTAAGCCAATAAATGCAACTGATT
Encoded here:
- a CDS encoding NAD(P)-dependent oxidoreductase — encoded protein: MIQSVAFIGLGAMGYRMAAHLPKHFNDVYVWNRNQDKAKQHAAEYGTQAVDLQKAAQADVIFSCLPTSQEVDDILSQVYLKKGSIWVDCTSGVPESAKKQAQYLAEQDVYFLDAPVSGQTVGAENATLTFMVGGDQSAFEQALPAMQAMGKLIKLVGGSGAGFAVKAINNMMMAVHLCAAAEGFTTLKAHGVNLNEALACINASSGKSGVTETALPQRIFSREFPLTFALPLLAKDTGIAIDLIREAKLSAPVIGLTQSLIQAADALAKPDSDFSTAVKLYESWSKITLE